Part of the Deltaproteobacteria bacterium genome, CCGGAAACGGATCGTACCCGAACTTCGTCAGGCGGCGGCCTATGTGCGGACCTTTTTCGATCCCGGCGTCTCCTGCCGTCTGGTGCAACTTGCCGGAGACAAGGCGGGCGTCCGGCGACTTCTGGCAAGGCTGATTGCCGGGGAGCAGGGGTATCGCACTTTGAAGAGGGAACTGCTGAAGGTCATTCCCTCACTTTTTTGGGATTTCCTGGGAAATATGTTTCCGGGCGAATTGAAATGATTCGGTTTACATGATATACATGTGGATAGATCTATCAATATGTTTAATTGTTGTGCTTGAGGTTTGACCCGTTTGGACATTCCCTTATATTCATACATCCTGTTCACCCTCGGTTTTCTTCTGTTTTCCGCCTTTATCTCCGGTTCGAAGAAGGCCTTCTTTTTTCTGGATCGTGAGGAGATCCTCTCTCTTCCTTCCGGGAAGGGGCGGGAGGCGCTCCTCTTTCTAAGTGGGAAACCGAGACGTACCCTGCTGACGCTTCTGATCCTGCACCTCGTTTTCCAGGCTTTGTTGGTGCTCTTTACGCTGACGGCCATTCAACAGGCGCCGGCCCGGTTGGCGGCGCTTTTCTGCCTCCTGATTCTCTATCTTGCCGTCGGAAGGATTCTTCCGCGTGCCCTGGTGCAGGGGCGGGAACTGCTCTATCTCCGGAATGCGGCCGTCTATTTGAAATTTCTTTTTCGTCTTGTTGCCCCTTTTCGGGCCATTGTTGAGAAGATCTCCTTTTTTCTGCTCCGGGGAAGCGGCGGGGAATTGCCGATGTTTCAGGATCGGGACTTCATCCACCGGGTGATGCCGGTGCCGGAGGAGGGTCCGGGACTGTATGAACGGGAGATGGTTCAGAACGTCATGGAGTTCCAGGAAACACTGGTCAAGGAAGTGATGACGCCCCGGCCCGACATGTTTTGTGTCGAACTGGAGGAGGATGTGCAGAGCGTTATGGAGAAAATCCGCACCTCCCGTTATTCCCGTATCCCCGTGTATGAGAAGGATCTCGATCATATCGTGGGGA contains:
- a CDS encoding HlyC/CorC family transporter, with the protein product MDIPLYSYILFTLGFLLFSAFISGSKKAFFFLDREEILSLPSGKGREALLFLSGKPRRTLLTLLILHLVFQALLVLFTLTAIQQAPARLAALFCLLILYLAVGRILPRALVQGRELLYLRNAAVYLKFLFRLVAPFRAIVEKISFFLLRGSGGELPMFQDRDFIHRVMPVPEEGPGLYEREMVQNVMEFQETLVKEVMTPRPDMFCVELEEDVQSVMEKIRTSRYSRIPVYEKDLDHIVGILYAKDLLSLLIEENGMERHCIGELQHPALHIPETKRVSELLRDFKKQNVHIAMVVDEFGGVEGLVCLEDLLEEIVGELQDEADEEERPVKKISDRVCRVSAMLPLEDFNTLFQVSIESEDYETVGGFVVDQLGHFPKWGERIRYEGLEIVVYRVRKVRVLELMVTRLDDVPAEGEAPAGEM